A genomic segment from Pectinophora gossypiella chromosome 3, ilPecGoss1.1, whole genome shotgun sequence encodes:
- the LOC126382299 gene encoding trypsin-like — protein sequence MKGVTLTILCACAVSSSAPLSNLKPLKDLAGVDGAPGHFLYVVTLSQVTSLKHPARICTGNLIASNWVITTAHCSRRVEIHGPKGYKIIYNQTQTARVLQAIVHSGYKQPINESLHAKNDIGLLLITEVEGAVVGKLSPVDYRSLIGRFSRYIGAWGSYTNFNHMDNPKYSFSTELDQFQPLQIGETVVMACKVKGLPRGPWVCVEADCSKYRQDSLRSDSGGPLILDGKIVAIGQGCVNEHTYIYTAVSPCIDWIMKTICNSVSKIGSKRRTEYYVPRVADVSLCVGYATVTAHSAKTKITKPERLTHLK from the coding sequence ATGAAGGGAGTGACATTGACAATCCTGTGTGCCTGTGCTGTGTCCTCAAGTGCTCCGCTGAGCAATTTAAAGCCGTTGAAAGACCTCGCCGGCGTCGACGGCGCGCCAGGACACTTCCTTTACGTCGTCACACTAAGTCAGGTGACAAGCCTGAAGCATCCCGCCAGGATATGCACCGGCAATCTCATAGCCAGCAACTGGGTGATAACGACAGCTCACTGCTCTAGGCGAGTAGAAATTCACGGACCAAAAGGCTACAAAATTATATACAACCAGACGCAAACGGCAAGAGTTCTGCAAGCGATAGTCCACAGCGGATACAAACAGCCGATAAACGAATCCTTACATGCGAAAAACGATATTGGTCTCTTGCTTATCACAGAAGTTGAAGGTGCGGTGGTAGGGAAACTCTCTCCGGTTGATTACCGATCTCTAATTGGTCGGTTTTCTCGCTATATTGGGGCGTGGGGAAGTTACACAAATTTTAATCATATGGATAACCCAAAATACAGTTTTAGTACGGAACTCGATCAATTCCAGCCGCTTCAAATTGGTGAAACCGTGGTAATGGCGTGCAAAGTCAAAGGTTTGCCCAGGGGTCCTTGGGTATGCGTGGAAGCAGATTGCTCTAAATACCGTCAGGACTCTCTGCGCAGTGATTCCGGTGGCCCCCTCATACTTGACGGTAAAATCGTTGCTATTGGCCAAGGATGTGTCAATGAGCACACGTATATTTACACAGCAGTGAGTCCATGTATTGACTGGATTATGAAAACTATTTGTAATAGTGTATCGAAAATAGGGAGTAAGAGAAGAACTGAATATTATGTACCTCGTGTAGCTGATGTATCGCTTTGCGTGGGGTACGCGACAGTCACAGCACACTCAGCCAAGACAAAAATCACGAAACCAGAAAGACTGACGCACCTGAAGTAG